A region from the Lycium barbarum isolate Lr01 chromosome 8, ASM1917538v2, whole genome shotgun sequence genome encodes:
- the LOC132606306 gene encoding dynamin-related protein 4C-like, with protein sequence MAYQNAVDFFSDEQSPLDSIAVVDPKPLAVVAAPTACGVHPPIVASFNDRIRPLLDCVDKLRHLNIMQEGIQLPTIVVVGDQSSGKSSVLESLAGISLPRGQGICTRVPLIMRLQDDPNISEPLLHLEYNGKSLPVDEVAIAEAIVRATDEIAGLGKGISNNPLTLVVKKNGVPDLTMVDLPGITRVAVQGQPEDIYEQIYDIIMKYIAPEESIILNVLSATVDFPTCESIRMSQKMDKTGERTLAVVTKADKAPEGLLEKVTVDEVNIGLGYVCVRNRIRNESYEEARSDEARLFSTHPLLSKIDKSMVGVPVLAQKLVCIQATIISKCLPEIVRKINDKLAANLAELNRLPQHLTSVAEALTAFMRILSSSKDSLKKILLSGEFDEYPEENEMHCTARLVEMLDQYSNELHSKKFEKMEDFLMEEIMVLQETKGIGLPNFLPRAIFLNVLQKKVKEIAASPEDFVGKLWNYLERVVIKVLMYHCDNYPQLQSSTRRAAQNLIAKKKNESVDWVREITGMEKLTDYTCNPDYLATYSKFMAQQHMFMEIMNDPGKCSVINLEGVGEIHVGHLRKHLDVVQQAFDLKMRMMAYWKIVLMRLVDSMTLHIMFSIRNMINKEMEDEIVQDLVAPHGGGIERMLDESPLVAEKRKRLKKSVKLLKESKEVVANIMDRISLHADQERD encoded by the coding sequence ATGGCCTACCAAAACGCCGTTGACTTCTTTTCTGATGAACAAAGTCCACTTGATTCAATTGCAGTTGTTGATCCAAAACCTCTTGCAGTAGTAGCAGCACCAACAGCTTGTGGTGTTCATCCTCCCATTGTTGCATCCTTCAATGATAGAATCCGTCCACTCCTCGACTGTGTAGACAAACTCCGCCACCTTAACATCATGCAAGAAGGTATCCAGCTTCCGACCATTGTAGTGGTAGGCGATCAATCTTCTGGAAAGTCCAGTGTCCTCGAATCTCTTGCTGGAATCAGCCTTCCTAGAGGACAAGGCATTTGCACCAGGGTCCCCCTTATCATGAGGCTGCAGGATGATCCAAACATCTCTGAACCACTACTTCACTTGGAGTACAATGGAAAGTCACTCCCTGTTGATGAAGTTGCCATTGCTGAAGCTATCGTTCGTGCTACTGATGAGATTGCAGGCCTTGGTAAGGGCATATCTAACAACCCTTTAACACTTGTCGTGAAAAAGAATGGTGTGCCTGACTTGACCATGGTGGATTTGCCTGGCATCACTAGAGTTGCTGTGCAAGGACAACCTGAAGACATTTATGAACAAATTTATGATATTATTATGAAATATATAGCTCCAGAGGAAAGCATAATCTTAAATGTTTTATCAGCTACTGTTGATTTCCCTACTTGTGAATCCATTAGGATGTCTCAAAAGATGGACAAAACAGGAGAAAGGACTCTGGCTGTTGTGACCAAGGCTGACAAAGCCCCTGAAGGGCTGCTTGAGAAGGTTACTGTGGATGAAGTGAACATAGGGCTCGGCTATGTTTGTGTGAGGAATAGAATTAGGAACGAGTCTTATGAAGAAGCCAGGAGTGATGAGGCAAGGCTTTTTTCAACTCATCCACTTTTATCCAAGATTGATAAATCCATGGTTGGCGTTCCAGTTCTGGCACAAAAGCTGGTGTGTATTCAAGCAACCATCATTTCAAAATGCTTGCCTGAAATTGTGAGGAAGATCAATGACAAACTTGCTGCCAATCTTGCTGAACTCAACAGGCTTCCTCAGCATCTAACTTCTGTGGCTGAAGCTCTGACTGCATTTATGCGCATTCTGAGTTCATCCAAGGATTCATTAAAGAAAATTCTTCTAAGTGGGGAGTTTGATGAGTACCCGGAAGAAAACGAAATGCACTGCACGGCTAGACTGGTTGAAATGCTTGATCAATACTCTAATGAGCTACATTCCAAGAAATTTGAGAAAATGGAGGACTTCTTGATGGAAGAGATCATGGTTTTACAGGAAACGAAAGGGATTGGATTACCAAACTTCCTTCCTCGGGCCATTTTCCTCAATGTTTTGCAGAAAAAAGTCAAGGAAATTGCTGCCTCTCCAGAGGATTTTGTGGGAAAACTGTGGAATTACTTAGAGCGAGTTGTTATCAAAGTTCTGATGTACCATTGTGATAACTATCCGCAGCTTCAGTCTTCCACAAGAAGGGCAGCCCAAAACTTGATTGCTAAGAAGAAGAATGAATCAGTTGATTGGGTAAGGGAAATCACCGGGATGGAAAAGCTGACTGATTACACTTGTAATCCTGACTATTTAGCGACTTACAGTAAATTCATGGCTCAACAACACATGTTCATGGAGATTATGAATGATCCTGGGAAGTGCTCCGTGATAAACCTTGAAGGAGTAGGAGAAATCCATGTTGGTCATTTGAGGAAGCATCTAGATGTGGTGCAGCAGGCTTTCGATTTGAAAATGAGAATGATGGCCTATTGGAAAATAGTGCTAATGAGGCTGGTGGATTCTATGACCTTGCACATAATGTTCAGCATTCGAAACATGATTAACAAGGAAATGGAAGACGAGATTGTTCAGGATCTGGTGGCACCTCATGGTGGTGGAATTGAGAGAATGCTTGATGAGTCGCCTTTGGTTGCAGAGAAACGCAAGAGGCTCAAAAAGAGTGTCAAACTGCTCAAGGAGTCCAAAGAGGTGGTAGCCAATATCATGGACAGGATTTCACTTCATGCTGATCAGGAAAGGGATTAG